From a region of the Streptomyces sp. NBC_01454 genome:
- a CDS encoding class I SAM-dependent methyltransferase, whose product MHTVLDRGHRTLFAVLSLLGVRGQERLLHRYFDWWHRRPDPWGLAVDDYEQFKYATTLRQLPARRYRRILDVGCSEGTFTHRLATAYPHADITGADISERALARARVAGPAPRFVRLNIVTTPPDGRFDLVFCAELLYYLGRARQLRRACAHLTAAVAPGGLLVLVHPWPEARRFRAYIEADTGLRRVAEHVERGTCRPFAVSVYEAAAAADHGVPCRPADPGRRTGRRTGRGA is encoded by the coding sequence ATGCACACGGTCCTCGACCGCGGTCACCGCACGCTCTTCGCCGTGCTGTCCCTCCTCGGCGTCCGCGGCCAGGAGCGGCTGCTGCACCGGTACTTCGACTGGTGGCACCGGCGGCCGGACCCGTGGGGGCTGGCCGTGGACGACTACGAGCAGTTCAAGTACGCGACGACCCTGCGCCAGCTGCCGGCGCGCCGCTACCGGCGGATCCTGGACGTGGGGTGCAGCGAGGGCACCTTCACCCATCGCCTCGCGACGGCCTACCCGCACGCCGACATCACCGGCGCGGACATCTCGGAGCGGGCCCTCGCCCGGGCCCGCGTCGCCGGCCCCGCTCCCCGGTTCGTGCGGCTGAACATCGTCACCACCCCGCCGGACGGCCGCTTCGACCTCGTCTTCTGCGCCGAGCTGCTGTATTACCTCGGGCGGGCCCGGCAACTACGGCGGGCCTGCGCCCATCTGACCGCGGCCGTGGCGCCCGGCGGGCTGCTGGTCCTGGTGCACCCCTGGCCGGAGGCCCGCAGATTCCGTGCGTACATCGAGGCCGACACGGGCTTGCGCCGCGTCGCCGAGCACGTGGAACGGGGCACCTGCCGGCCCTTCGCCGTCAGCGTCTACGAGGCGGCCGCGGCGGCGGACCACGGCGTCCCGTGCCGTCCCGCGGATCCCGGCCGGCGGACGGGCCGGCGGACGGGCCGCGGAGCGTGA
- a CDS encoding glycosyltransferase 87 family protein: MSRAVRLPPGGAGGWRTTPGRRRTEALRGLFARRPGLVLVLSATALLLLVWLPACLRTGMVDLRVYRAAAPHLATGDLYAFRLRLPGPHMFPLPFTYPPFAALLFLPLGRVAWPVVSGVWTAASVGALCALVHCCLRLADPAAPAVRHRRRVLLWSAALLWTEPVAVTCAFGQVNLLLAALVGYAVRRRAAATAGLGVGLAAGVKLVPAVTGLYFLAYRRWSAAGWAAAVFLATVAAGWWVAPRPAAEFWLHAVGEAARVGPVGSVLNQSLRGALSRTLGHDVGWSAAWWAVAVPAALAALAAVVRTVRRDDRLGALLAVQFAGLLLCPVSWCHHWVWAVAAVLWLVHTPRRTPPQTAALLAWCTALAGYPIHWLELAQPDIAQFGRPWYLAALGWCYPVCAVLTLVALCARTGGYEGRRMPLTAWSRTGRYRFHWASGAER; this comes from the coding sequence GTGAGCCGCGCGGTCCGCCTCCCTCCGGGCGGGGCGGGCGGGTGGCGCACGACACCGGGCCGGCGCCGCACCGAGGCGCTGCGGGGGCTGTTCGCCCGCCGTCCCGGTCTGGTGCTGGTGCTGTCCGCCACGGCGCTGCTGTTGCTGGTGTGGCTCCCGGCGTGCCTGCGGACGGGCATGGTGGATCTGCGGGTCTACCGGGCCGCGGCCCCGCATCTGGCCACCGGCGATCTCTACGCCTTCCGTCTGCGGCTGCCCGGCCCCCACATGTTCCCGCTGCCGTTCACCTATCCGCCCTTCGCCGCCCTGCTCTTCCTCCCGCTCGGCCGGGTCGCCTGGCCGGTGGTGAGCGGCGTGTGGACCGCGGCCTCGGTGGGTGCGCTGTGCGCGCTGGTCCACTGCTGTCTGCGGCTGGCCGACCCGGCCGCGCCGGCCGTCCGGCACCGGCGCCGGGTGCTGCTGTGGAGCGCCGCCCTGCTGTGGACCGAACCGGTGGCCGTCACCTGCGCGTTCGGGCAGGTCAACCTGCTGCTGGCGGCGCTGGTCGGCTACGCGGTCCGGCGGCGGGCCGCGGCGACGGCGGGGCTCGGCGTCGGCCTCGCCGCGGGCGTCAAGCTGGTCCCCGCGGTCACCGGCCTCTATTTCCTGGCGTACCGGCGCTGGTCGGCGGCGGGCTGGGCGGCCGCGGTGTTCCTCGCCACGGTCGCGGCCGGCTGGTGGGTGGCCCCGCGGCCGGCCGCCGAGTTCTGGCTCCACGCGGTCGGCGAGGCCGCACGCGTCGGGCCGGTCGGCTCGGTGCTGAACCAGTCGCTGCGCGGGGCCCTGTCACGCACCCTCGGCCATGACGTGGGCTGGTCCGCGGCCTGGTGGGCGGTGGCCGTCCCGGCGGCGCTGGCGGCGCTGGCGGCGGTGGTGCGCACGGTCCGCCGCGACGACCGGCTCGGCGCGCTGCTCGCCGTCCAGTTCGCCGGCCTGCTGCTGTGCCCCGTCTCCTGGTGCCATCACTGGGTCTGGGCCGTCGCGGCCGTGCTGTGGCTGGTGCACACCCCGCGCCGGACACCTCCGCAGACCGCGGCGCTGCTCGCCTGGTGCACCGCCCTCGCCGGGTATCCCATCCACTGGCTGGAGCTGGCCCAGCCGGACATCGCGCAGTTCGGCCGGCCCTGGTACCTCGCGGCGCTCGGCTGGTGCTATCCCGTCTGCGCGGTGCTCACCCTCGTCGCGCTGTGCGCGCGGACCGGCGGCTATGAGGGCAGGCGGATGCCGTTGACGGCGTGGTCGAGGACCGGCCGGTACCGGTTCCACTGGGCGTCCGGCGCGGAGAGGTAG
- a CDS encoding serine/threonine-protein kinase — protein MSDLGRLVADRYRLVQRVGRGGMGTVWRAEDEVLGRAVAVKKLHVPPHLDDDEVRTLHERTRREARSAARITHPNVIVVHDVVDDEGLPCIVMEYLPSVTLGDLLKREGALPPGEAARIGCGMAAALRAAHDAGVLHRDVKPANVLLGDAGRIVLTDFGIAVQSGTPSLTRTGELVGSIPYLAPERLRGQNTGPGPACDLWSLGATLYEAVEGRPPFQRDTAIEMAYATVVDAHDPPRNAGALAPVIEGLLVKDPGQRMAAQEAEHLLGRAAGTPPGTGAPPAPADHTQPSSPSGLPAVSAASAASAPAPRTSPEPEPEPEPEPEPSTRPYRAQDPAPARKRNRGRRTVLWCLAAVAAAACAAGGALLWPRGGSGATADRPSGTTTGPASPSPSPPPLPAGYHLAKEGAGFSLPVRDGWTRKDMPGGEAAYVDPSKLVGLRVNIAPFAGSDPLRHWRETEEAQTRRDNPGYERVRMDLTTFRGRPAGYWEFTFRGRTRAYRAAELAFSGADHTRYVIYLSAPDAQWNRYRPVLDHAVNGIRLPS, from the coding sequence GTGTCCGATCTGGGGCGACTCGTGGCCGACCGGTACCGGCTGGTGCAGCGCGTGGGCCGCGGCGGCATGGGCACCGTGTGGCGGGCCGAGGACGAGGTGCTCGGCCGGGCCGTCGCCGTGAAGAAGCTGCATGTGCCGCCCCACCTGGACGACGACGAGGTACGCACGCTCCACGAGCGCACCCGCCGCGAGGCCCGCAGCGCCGCCCGGATCACCCACCCCAATGTGATCGTGGTGCACGACGTCGTCGACGACGAGGGCCTGCCGTGCATCGTCATGGAGTACCTCCCCTCCGTCACGCTGGGGGATCTGCTCAAGCGCGAGGGTGCGCTGCCGCCCGGCGAAGCGGCCCGGATCGGCTGCGGGATGGCCGCCGCACTGCGCGCCGCGCACGACGCCGGGGTGCTGCACCGGGACGTCAAACCCGCCAATGTGCTGCTCGGGGACGCGGGCCGGATCGTCCTCACCGACTTCGGGATCGCCGTGCAGTCCGGCACACCCTCCCTGACCAGGACCGGTGAGCTGGTGGGGTCGATCCCCTACCTCGCGCCGGAGCGCCTGCGCGGCCAGAACACCGGACCCGGCCCGGCCTGTGACCTGTGGTCTCTCGGCGCCACGCTGTACGAAGCCGTCGAGGGCCGCCCCCCGTTCCAGCGGGACACCGCGATCGAGATGGCCTACGCCACGGTCGTCGACGCCCACGACCCACCGCGCAACGCCGGCGCCCTGGCCCCGGTGATCGAGGGCCTGCTGGTGAAGGACCCCGGGCAGCGCATGGCCGCCCAGGAGGCCGAGCACCTCCTCGGCCGCGCGGCCGGCACCCCGCCGGGCACCGGCGCCCCGCCCGCCCCGGCCGACCACACCCAGCCGTCCTCCCCCTCCGGCCTACCCGCCGTGTCCGCCGCGTCCGCCGCGTCCGCCCCGGCCCCCCGGACCTCCCCCGAACCCGAACCCGAACCCGAACCCGAACCCGAACCGTCCACCCGGCCCTACCGCGCCCAGGACCCCGCCCCGGCCCGGAAGCGCAACCGCGGCCGGCGCACGGTGCTGTGGTGCCTCGCCGCGGTGGCGGCCGCCGCCTGTGCGGCGGGCGGGGCGCTGCTGTGGCCCCGGGGCGGTTCCGGCGCCACGGCCGACCGGCCGTCCGGGACCACCACCGGCCCGGCGAGCCCCAGCCCCTCCCCGCCGCCGTTGCCCGCGGGATACCACCTCGCCAAGGAGGGCGCGGGCTTCTCCCTCCCCGTACGGGACGGCTGGACCCGCAAGGACATGCCCGGCGGTGAGGCCGCCTACGTGGACCCCTCCAAGCTGGTGGGCCTGCGGGTCAACATCGCGCCGTTCGCCGGGTCCGATCCGCTCCGGCACTGGCGGGAGACCGAGGAGGCCCAGACCCGCCGGGACAACCCGGGCTATGAGCGGGTACGGATGGATCTCACGACCTTCCGCGGACGGCCCGCCGGGTACTGGGAGTTCACCTTCCGGGGCCGGACCCGCGCCTACCGGGCGGCGGAGCTGGCCTTCAGCGGCGCCGACCACACCCGGTACGTCATCTACCTCTCCGCGCCGGACGCCCAGTGGAACCGGTACCGGCCGGTCCTCGACCACGCCGTCAACGGCATCCGCCTGCCCTCATAG
- a CDS encoding DUF4097 family beta strand repeat-containing protein, translated as MPEFATPGPLSVTLAFDLGSVRITAGKRTDTVVEVLPSNPDAAADIQAAEQTEVTCSDGKLLIKGPRKHSPFGRSGSLAVRIELPAGSDLVGSSPMADFHCTGPLGECRLTTSLGDIQVDEATAVHLRTDHGDIRLDRVTGDAELLGSGRIDVGEIAGAALVKNVNGATILGEVTGPLRAKSANGALSVGVAHDSVDATSANGAIRIGEVARGRVDLQAAAGDLEIGIRQSTAAWLDVHTDVGSVRTPLGPSDGPGDAAERVEVRAHTAVGDIVIHRA; from the coding sequence ATGCCTGAATTCGCCACTCCCGGACCGCTCTCCGTCACCCTCGCATTCGACCTCGGGTCGGTCCGGATCACCGCGGGCAAGCGCACCGACACGGTCGTCGAGGTGCTGCCGAGCAACCCCGACGCCGCGGCCGACATCCAGGCCGCGGAGCAGACCGAGGTCACCTGCTCCGACGGCAAGCTGCTGATCAAGGGCCCCCGGAAGCACTCCCCCTTCGGACGGAGCGGCTCGCTCGCGGTGCGCATCGAACTGCCCGCCGGCTCGGACCTCGTGGGCAGCTCGCCGATGGCGGACTTCCACTGCACCGGCCCGCTCGGCGAGTGCCGGCTCACGACCTCGCTCGGTGACATCCAGGTCGACGAGGCGACGGCGGTGCACCTGCGGACCGACCACGGCGACATCCGGCTCGACCGGGTGACGGGGGACGCCGAACTCCTCGGCTCCGGCCGGATCGACGTCGGTGAGATCGCCGGCGCCGCGCTGGTCAAGAACGTCAACGGCGCGACCATCCTCGGCGAGGTCACCGGCCCGCTGCGGGCGAAATCCGCCAACGGCGCCCTCTCCGTCGGCGTCGCACACGACAGCGTGGACGCCACGTCCGCCAACGGCGCCATCCGGATCGGCGAGGTCGCCCGCGGCCGGGTCGATCTCCAGGCCGCCGCCGGCGACCTGGAGATCGGTATCCGTCAGTCCACCGCCGCCTGGCTCGACGTCCACACCGACGTCGGCAGCGTGCGCACGCCCCTCGGGCCGTCCGACGGCCCCGGTGACGCCGCCGAGCGCGTCGAGGTACGCGCCCACACCGCCGTCGGCGACATCGTGATCCACCGCGCCTGA
- a CDS encoding ATP-binding cassette domain-containing protein, producing the protein MPPSTTTARPPALTATGLTKSYGDKTVLDGLDLTVAERTVFALLGPNGAGKTTTVQILSTLLPADAGQVRVVGHDPVHEADAVRAAIGVTGQFSAVDNLLTAEENLLLMADLHHHSRREGRRRAAELLRRFELTEASAASAATLSGGMRRKLDLAMTLIGDPRLIFLDEPTTGLDPRSRRTMWEIIRGLVADDGVTVFLTTQYLEEADQLADRIGVLDHGTLVAEGTAEELKRRIPGGHLRLRFADTRELAAAAALFDAAVCDPEALTLRVPGDGSVPAVRAVLDALDHASVRAEHLTVHTPDLDDVFLTLTGHDRPGGGPDSPKEYAR; encoded by the coding sequence ATGCCCCCATCGACCACGACGGCCCGCCCGCCGGCCCTCACCGCCACCGGGCTGACCAAGTCCTACGGCGACAAGACGGTGCTCGACGGCCTCGATCTGACCGTCGCCGAACGCACGGTCTTCGCCCTGCTCGGACCCAACGGCGCCGGCAAGACCACCACCGTGCAGATCCTCTCCACCCTCCTTCCCGCGGACGCCGGCCAGGTGCGCGTCGTGGGACACGATCCGGTCCACGAGGCCGATGCGGTACGCGCCGCGATCGGCGTCACCGGCCAGTTCTCGGCCGTGGACAATCTGCTCACCGCCGAGGAGAACCTCCTCCTCATGGCGGACCTGCACCACCACAGCCGCCGCGAAGGCCGGCGGCGCGCCGCCGAACTGCTGCGCCGCTTCGAGCTCACCGAGGCGTCCGCCGCGTCCGCCGCCACCCTTTCCGGCGGCATGCGGCGCAAGCTCGACCTCGCGATGACCCTGATCGGCGACCCGCGCCTGATCTTCCTCGACGAGCCGACCACCGGACTCGATCCGCGCAGCCGCCGCACCATGTGGGAGATCATCCGCGGGCTGGTCGCCGACGACGGCGTCACGGTCTTCCTGACGACGCAGTATCTGGAGGAGGCCGACCAACTCGCCGACCGCATCGGCGTCCTGGACCACGGCACGCTCGTGGCGGAAGGCACCGCGGAAGAGCTGAAGCGGCGCATCCCCGGCGGCCATCTCCGCCTCCGCTTCGCCGACACCCGCGAACTCGCCGCGGCCGCCGCCCTCTTCGACGCCGCGGTGTGCGACCCCGAGGCACTCACCCTGCGCGTGCCCGGCGACGGCAGCGTCCCCGCCGTGCGCGCCGTGCTCGACGCCCTGGACCACGCCTCGGTCCGCGCCGAACACCTCACCGTGCACACCCCCGACCTCGACGACGTCTTCCTCACCCTCACCGGCCACGACCGTCCCGGCGGCGGGCCCGACTCCCCCAAGGAGTACGCCCGATGA
- a CDS encoding ABC transporter permease — protein MSTLSYAARDSATMLRRNLKHALRYPSLTLSVVAMPILMLLLFVHVFGGALGNGIGLSGGGHGRGSYVDYVAPGIILMAVTSGALSTAVSVSTDMTEGIINRFRTMAISRSSVLTGHVAGGVLQTMVSVVLVIGVALAVGFRPDATFVEWLAALGLLALLALALTWVTAAMGLVAKTVESASNAPMPLTFLPFLGSAVVTPASMPDALRWFAEYQPFTPVNETLRGLLTGTPIGNNGVLALAWCTGLGLAGYLWARTAFRRTVRT, from the coding sequence ATGAGCACCCTGTCCTACGCCGCGCGCGACTCGGCGACCATGCTGCGGCGCAACCTCAAGCACGCGCTGCGCTACCCCTCGCTGACGCTCTCGGTCGTCGCCATGCCGATCCTGATGCTGCTGCTGTTCGTCCATGTCTTCGGCGGCGCCCTCGGCAACGGCATCGGGCTGTCGGGGGGCGGGCACGGCCGCGGCAGCTACGTCGACTACGTCGCGCCGGGCATCATCCTGATGGCCGTGACCTCCGGTGCCCTCTCGACGGCCGTGTCGGTGTCCACCGATATGACCGAGGGCATCATCAACCGCTTCCGCACCATGGCGATCTCCCGTTCCTCCGTGCTGACCGGCCATGTGGCCGGCGGCGTCCTCCAGACCATGGTCAGTGTCGTCCTGGTCATCGGCGTGGCGCTGGCGGTGGGCTTCCGGCCCGACGCCACCTTCGTCGAATGGCTCGCCGCCCTCGGCCTGCTGGCCCTGCTCGCCCTCGCGCTGACCTGGGTCACGGCCGCGATGGGCCTGGTCGCCAAGACCGTCGAGTCCGCCAGCAACGCCCCCATGCCGCTGACGTTCCTGCCCTTCCTCGGCAGCGCCGTCGTCACCCCCGCCTCCATGCCGGACGCGCTGCGCTGGTTCGCCGAGTACCAGCCCTTCACCCCGGTCAACGAGACGCTGCGGGGCCTGCTGACGGGCACCCCGATCGGCAACAACGGGGTGCTCGCCCTCGCCTGGTGCACCGGCCTGGGCCTGGCCGGCTACCTGTGGGCCCGCACGGCCTTCCGCCGCACCGTGCGGACGTGA
- a CDS encoding cytochrome P450, translated as MQYEPPATNPEGAARPGDAAPLPEPVALPLTRPAGCPFDPPAELAQLRAQRPLSRLQHADGHVGWLATSHSAVRAIAADTRFSSRYELIRHPLLTGGPGETLPPATLGDLTGIDPPEHTRYRRLLAGKFTVRRMRALTARVEQITTEHLDAMARRGPTADLVTAYAHPVPALMICELLGVAEADRETFQRHAAAMSEADATVADQFAAFEALGDLVRALVPAKRARPTDDLLSDLTSTDLSDAELGGLGSFLLAAGLDTTANMLGLGTFALLRHPAQAAALRADPGLADRAVEELLRYLSIAHTGARAALEDVEVDGQLIRAGETVTLAVGAANRDPARFPDPDTLDLHRKATGHLAFGHGIHQCLGQQLARVEMRIALPALFRRFPTLRLAVPPEEVPLRPHMGIHGVQRLPVTWDET; from the coding sequence ATGCAGTACGAACCGCCGGCCACGAACCCCGAAGGGGCCGCCCGGCCCGGGGACGCGGCCCCGCTCCCCGAGCCCGTCGCGCTGCCGCTGACCCGCCCCGCGGGCTGCCCCTTCGATCCGCCCGCCGAGCTGGCGCAGCTGCGCGCGCAACGGCCGCTCAGCCGGCTGCAGCACGCCGACGGACATGTGGGCTGGCTGGCCACCAGCCACTCCGCGGTGCGGGCGATAGCGGCCGACACCCGCTTCAGCTCCCGCTACGAACTCATCCGCCACCCGCTCCTCACGGGCGGGCCCGGCGAGACCCTGCCCCCGGCAACGCTCGGCGACCTCACCGGGATCGACCCGCCCGAGCACACCCGCTACCGGCGGCTGCTCGCCGGCAAGTTCACCGTCCGCCGGATGCGCGCCCTCACCGCCCGCGTCGAGCAGATCACCACCGAGCACCTCGACGCCATGGCCCGCCGGGGACCGACCGCGGACCTGGTGACGGCGTACGCCCACCCCGTCCCGGCGCTGATGATCTGTGAACTGCTGGGGGTGGCGGAGGCCGACCGGGAGACCTTTCAGCGGCACGCCGCGGCGATGAGCGAGGCGGACGCGACGGTGGCGGACCAGTTCGCCGCCTTCGAGGCCCTCGGCGACCTCGTCCGCGCACTGGTCCCGGCCAAGCGCGCCCGCCCCACCGACGACCTGCTCAGCGATCTGACCAGCACCGACCTCAGCGATGCCGAACTCGGCGGCCTCGGCAGCTTTCTGCTCGCCGCCGGCCTCGACACCACCGCGAACATGCTCGGGCTCGGCACCTTCGCCCTGCTGCGACACCCCGCGCAGGCCGCCGCGCTGCGCGCCGACCCCGGCCTGGCCGACCGGGCGGTCGAGGAGCTGCTGCGCTATCTGAGCATCGCCCACACCGGGGCGCGGGCGGCGCTGGAGGATGTCGAGGTGGACGGGCAGCTGATCCGGGCCGGGGAGACCGTCACCCTCGCGGTGGGGGCCGCCAATCGCGACCCGGCTCGGTTTCCCGATCCCGACACCCTCGATCTGCACCGCAAGGCCACCGGCCATCTCGCCTTCGGCCATGGCATCCACCAGTGCCTGGGCCAGCAACTCGCCCGGGTCGAGATGCGGATCGCCTTGCCGGCACTGTTCCGCCGCTTCCCGACGCTGCGGCTCGCGGTCCCGCCCGAGGAGGTGCCGCTCCGTCCCCACATGGGCATCCACGGCGTCCAGCGACTCCCCGTCACCTGGGACGAGACATAG
- a CDS encoding protein kinase domain-containing protein has translation MENRILGQRYELVEQLGHGGMGTVYRALDHRLRRTVAVKTLSAELALQPEFLSRFQREAHAAAALNHPGVATVHDAGEDASGGVAEPYLVMEYVEGTTLSHVLKGGALPPAQAVDVVGQVLEALEHSHRHAIVHRDIKPANVMLAGTGRIKVVDFGIAKALSEVATRLTGTGVAVGTPAYLAPEQIKGGDTDHRTDLYAVGCLLYELLTGRPPYTGDSPFSVMHQHLTADPVPPSRLRPELPPALDAVIAQALHKDRENRFADAAAMRTALTAAARATPPPPVPTPTAYDPRAAAAPVYGAAASPAPQDGGPAPQPARRRPARVVFRPTAEGAVALLGCLLSLVISRTQVIEGSAFSRVALLAAAAGAVLLLWSARLACAVAWGPVAEAVAVLSGLARGYIGWDTHYVILALMLGVVAALCLVAGYRDERAGGFALVAFWFTALTAIWFFLDDLRKIGVFYVLLLSVPLAIGAQVLKSRTRPPSPGPHGDPRLPATAPAGRRRARETAGGTAR, from the coding sequence GTGGAGAACAGGATATTGGGGCAGCGCTACGAGCTGGTGGAGCAGCTCGGGCACGGCGGGATGGGAACGGTCTACCGGGCCCTCGACCACCGGTTGCGCCGTACCGTCGCCGTCAAGACCCTCTCCGCCGAACTGGCGCTGCAGCCCGAGTTCCTCTCCCGCTTCCAGCGCGAGGCGCATGCCGCCGCCGCGCTCAACCACCCCGGCGTCGCCACCGTGCACGATGCCGGCGAGGACGCCTCCGGCGGCGTCGCCGAGCCCTATCTCGTCATGGAGTACGTGGAGGGCACGACCCTCAGCCACGTCCTCAAGGGCGGGGCGCTGCCGCCGGCGCAGGCCGTCGACGTCGTGGGGCAGGTGCTGGAGGCGCTGGAGCACAGCCACCGGCACGCCATCGTGCACCGCGACATCAAACCCGCGAACGTCATGCTCGCGGGCACGGGCCGGATCAAGGTCGTCGACTTCGGTATCGCCAAGGCCCTCAGTGAGGTGGCCACCCGGCTGACCGGCACGGGCGTGGCGGTCGGCACCCCCGCCTATCTGGCCCCCGAGCAGATCAAGGGCGGTGACACGGACCACCGCACGGACCTCTACGCCGTGGGCTGTCTGCTGTACGAGCTGCTGACCGGGCGGCCCCCGTACACCGGCGATTCCCCGTTCTCCGTCATGCACCAGCATCTGACCGCGGACCCGGTGCCGCCCTCGCGGCTCCGCCCGGAACTGCCGCCCGCCCTCGACGCGGTGATCGCCCAAGCGCTGCACAAGGACCGGGAGAACCGTTTCGCCGATGCCGCCGCGATGCGTACGGCGCTGACCGCGGCGGCCCGGGCCACCCCGCCGCCGCCCGTCCCGACACCCACCGCATACGACCCCCGGGCCGCCGCCGCGCCGGTGTACGGGGCGGCCGCCTCGCCCGCGCCCCAGGACGGCGGGCCGGCGCCGCAGCCCGCGCGCCGGCGGCCGGCCCGGGTGGTGTTCCGCCCGACGGCCGAGGGGGCGGTCGCGCTGCTGGGCTGTCTGCTGTCGCTGGTGATCTCCCGGACCCAGGTGATCGAGGGCAGCGCGTTCTCCCGGGTCGCCCTGCTCGCCGCGGCGGCGGGGGCCGTGCTGCTGCTGTGGTCGGCGCGGCTCGCCTGCGCGGTGGCCTGGGGCCCGGTGGCGGAGGCCGTGGCGGTGCTCTCCGGACTCGCCCGCGGCTACATCGGCTGGGACACCCACTACGTCATCCTCGCGCTGATGCTGGGTGTGGTGGCCGCGCTGTGCCTGGTCGCCGGCTACCGGGACGAGCGAGCGGGCGGATTCGCGCTGGTGGCCTTCTGGTTCACCGCGCTGACCGCCATCTGGTTCTTCCTCGACGACCTGCGCAAGATCGGCGTCTTCTACGTCCTGCTGCTGAGCGTTCCCCTCGCCATCGGCGCCCAGGTGCTCAAGTCCCGCACCCGCCCGCCGTCCCCGGGCCCGCACGGCGATCCACGGCTGCCGGCAACCGCACCCGCCGGCCGCCGCCGCGCCCGCGAGACCGCGGGCGGCACGGCCCGCTGA
- a CDS encoding SCO2400 family protein, whose product MDYCSSCRRNLNGALVCPGCGDYAPDIAPPSYRRRTPQVSHTSQVSADAAAPSWEAWPSMEDPAAGAFPGAPHPGSGSVESDVADEPQADGGATADGTAAGYEGAAPDGLGRAARRRQLARWKKYRRRAAAATALALVGGGLTASLLQNKPAAGHTQAAGSPRPESVGTPRTVSTGASSKEPDGHASRQHDRRPSRAAGRQQPTVASTPPATPASPRPTATHAAPRHSAAPHAAPHVTSAPATAHDDQGAAAAPRVTPHPSTTRPATNNPPATSTSPSNPAPTADPTSPVCLLGVVCVG is encoded by the coding sequence ATGGATTACTGCTCGTCGTGCCGTCGGAATCTCAATGGGGCGCTGGTGTGCCCGGGATGCGGTGATTACGCCCCCGACATCGCCCCGCCGTCCTACCGCCGCCGCACCCCCCAGGTGAGTCACACCTCCCAGGTGAGTGCGGACGCCGCCGCTCCCTCATGGGAGGCCTGGCCCTCGATGGAGGATCCCGCCGCGGGGGCCTTCCCCGGTGCTCCGCACCCCGGCTCCGGGTCCGTCGAGAGCGACGTGGCCGACGAACCGCAGGCCGACGGAGGCGCTACGGCCGACGGTACGGCCGCTGGCTACGAGGGTGCCGCGCCCGACGGACTCGGCCGGGCGGCCCGGCGCCGGCAGCTGGCACGGTGGAAGAAGTACCGCCGGCGGGCCGCGGCGGCCACGGCCCTCGCCCTGGTGGGCGGCGGTCTGACCGCAAGCCTCCTGCAGAACAAGCCGGCCGCCGGGCACACCCAGGCGGCCGGGTCGCCCCGTCCGGAGAGCGTGGGCACGCCCCGGACGGTGAGCACCGGCGCGTCTTCGAAGGAGCCGGACGGACATGCTTCGCGGCAGCACGACCGCCGCCCCTCCAGGGCGGCCGGCCGGCAGCAGCCCACCGTGGCGAGCACGCCGCCCGCGACCCCGGCGAGCCCGCGGCCGACCGCCACCCACGCCGCGCCCCGCCACTCCGCGGCCCCGCACGCGGCCCCGCACGTCACCTCCGCGCCGGCCACGGCGCACGACGATCAAGGCGCCGCGGCAGCCCCGCGGGTCACGCCGCACCCGTCCACCACCCGGCCCGCCACGAACAACCCGCCCGCCACGAGCACCTCGCCGTCGAATCCGGCCCCGACGGCCGACCCGACCTCACCGGTGTGCCTGCTGGGCGTGGTGTGCGTGGGCTGA